The Hymenobacter sp. GOD-10R genome includes a window with the following:
- a CDS encoding SDR family oxidoreductase, whose product MADAQKYALITGATSGIGLELAKLFAQDKYNLVLVARSEEELASTSSQLSQQYGVQVNTIAKDLFKREAPFEVYEEVKAKGIQIDALVNDAGQGQYGKFTETDINRELDIIQLNIGAYVVLTKFFLKEMVARNEGKILQVSSIGGELPGPLQSVYHGTKAFVTSFTEAIRAENKDTNIAITALLPGVTDTDFFDKADMEDSKLVQEGSKADPAKVAKDGYEALLANKDKIISGFKNKAQVAMSNLMPDDMVANNMLKQGEPINKSE is encoded by the coding sequence ATGGCAGACGCACAAAAATACGCGCTCATTACGGGCGCAACCAGCGGCATAGGTCTCGAACTAGCTAAGCTATTTGCCCAAGACAAATACAACCTCGTACTCGTGGCGCGCAGTGAGGAAGAGCTAGCAAGTACGTCTTCCCAGCTCAGCCAACAGTATGGCGTGCAGGTAAACACCATTGCCAAAGACTTGTTCAAGCGTGAGGCTCCTTTTGAAGTATACGAGGAGGTAAAAGCCAAAGGCATTCAGATTGATGCGTTGGTGAACGACGCCGGTCAAGGCCAGTACGGCAAGTTTACGGAAACGGATATCAACCGGGAGTTGGACATCATTCAGCTGAATATTGGTGCGTACGTGGTGCTCACCAAGTTTTTCCTGAAGGAAATGGTAGCTCGCAATGAAGGCAAGATTCTGCAAGTATCGTCCATTGGTGGCGAACTGCCTGGCCCATTGCAATCGGTGTATCACGGCACGAAGGCCTTCGTGACTTCTTTTACGGAAGCCATCCGCGCCGAGAATAAGGACACCAACATTGCTATTACTGCCTTGCTCCCGGGTGTGACCGACACCGATTTCTTCGATAAAGCCGATATGGAAGATTCGAAACTGGTGCAGGAAGGCAGCAAAGCGGACCCCGCCAAAGTAGCCAAAGATGGCTACGAGGCTCTGCTCGCCAATAAGGATAAAATCATATCGGGCTTCAAGAATAAAGCCCAGGTGGCCATGAGCAACCTCATGCCCGACGACATGGTGGCTAACAACATGCTTAAGCAAGGGGAGCCAATTAATAAAAGCGAATAA
- a CDS encoding PAS domain-containing protein, whose product MPDSAAASSISFSALQDVFPTDDLLQGLLDASLTGVALYKPIREASGTITDMEIVLLNPAAQQILSLPARPTGTYLQLFPHTLATGVFDFHRRAFASDKVERYSINYQGDGLDNYFHLSARRVGDGLLVSFSDTADQDRSAVEEALRESQARAKAARADAEAQRKRLEALFMDAPAMITIFEGPEHTFKLVNPLYQQLVGPRPLLGKPIREAMPELIGQPIFGLLDRVYQTGEPFYATEMLVKLDHTNSGELGNNYYNFIYQPTHSQDGAVDGILVFAYEVTAQVRARHQIELQEHKLRLLNEMLASTNEELATANEELQNANEEILANNEELFRTQIALQELNQELEAHITDRTAKLRRALQEAQLQRERLRAFLLQMPAPMCVFRGPDHVYELVNSHYQQRFGNRQLVGLPLQEAVPELVAQGYLRMLDRVYQTGELFFAKETRVWVSPATKNGSAQESYFDLVLQATYNDQGAIDGIIHYALDVTEHVLARQQLKQNEERLQLALEASNMASFNLDLLTNQIERSENHHTLFGYETPLPEWNLPMLLSHMLPEDQAEFQQNLTQAMNTGVLRLNPRIRRADGELRWLEARGRIFYDHGGKPLRVAGVITDVTERERARQQLQTLTEQLANTNEVLRSANAELGITNQQLTRTNADLDSFVYTASHDLKQPVNNMAGVFEELKRTATFHDPQATILVEMFETALEQINSTIQGLTEVVQVQRHSERLPAEHVALLPLTQKVLQSMSSQSAASKADFQLDFSAVPVVYFAHLSLQSILYNLLSNALKYAHPDRPPIIVVRTELTAEGDPTLVVQDNGLGIDMERHGANLFQLFRRFHDHVSGSGLGLYLVNRIVQQAGGRLQVESEVGKGTTFRIYFPATVLSTVPTL is encoded by the coding sequence ATGCCTGACTCCGCCGCAGCTTCTTCTATTAGCTTCTCCGCCTTGCAGGACGTATTTCCGACCGACGACTTGCTGCAAGGTCTGCTAGATGCTTCGTTGACTGGAGTAGCGCTTTATAAGCCGATTCGGGAGGCTAGCGGTACTATCACCGACATGGAGATTGTGCTGCTCAACCCGGCGGCTCAGCAAATATTAAGCTTGCCTGCTCGCCCCACCGGCACGTACCTCCAGCTCTTCCCGCATACCCTAGCTACCGGTGTCTTCGATTTTCACCGCCGGGCATTTGCGTCGGATAAGGTAGAACGCTACAGCATAAACTACCAAGGCGACGGCCTCGACAACTACTTTCATCTTTCTGCCCGGCGCGTAGGAGACGGTCTGCTCGTCAGTTTCTCGGATACGGCTGACCAAGACCGTAGCGCTGTCGAAGAAGCCCTGCGCGAGAGCCAAGCCCGCGCAAAAGCAGCCCGCGCGGATGCCGAAGCGCAGCGCAAACGCCTGGAAGCGTTGTTTATGGATGCACCGGCGATGATTACCATCTTTGAAGGGCCCGAGCATACGTTTAAGCTGGTCAATCCGCTCTACCAGCAACTGGTGGGCCCCCGCCCCCTTCTGGGAAAGCCAATCCGCGAGGCGATGCCAGAACTGATCGGCCAACCCATTTTCGGGCTGCTCGACCGTGTGTACCAAACTGGCGAACCGTTCTACGCAACGGAGATGTTGGTGAAGCTCGACCATACCAACTCGGGCGAGCTAGGTAACAACTACTACAACTTTATCTACCAACCCACTCACAGCCAAGACGGTGCAGTCGACGGTATCTTGGTGTTTGCCTACGAGGTAACGGCGCAGGTACGAGCACGCCACCAGATTGAGTTGCAGGAGCATAAGCTGCGCCTCCTTAATGAAATGCTAGCCTCTACCAACGAGGAGCTAGCAACCGCCAACGAAGAACTTCAGAATGCCAATGAAGAAATATTGGCTAACAACGAAGAGCTTTTCCGAACGCAGATTGCCCTACAGGAACTGAACCAGGAGCTGGAAGCCCATATAACGGACCGTACGGCTAAGCTGCGGCGCGCTTTGCAAGAAGCACAGCTGCAACGGGAGCGGCTACGAGCGTTTCTTCTCCAGATGCCTGCGCCGATGTGCGTTTTCCGCGGGCCGGATCATGTCTACGAACTCGTCAACTCGCACTATCAGCAACGGTTTGGGAACCGCCAGCTCGTCGGTCTTCCTCTGCAAGAAGCGGTGCCTGAGCTCGTGGCCCAAGGCTACCTGCGCATGCTGGACCGCGTGTACCAGACTGGCGAACTGTTCTTTGCCAAAGAAACGCGTGTGTGGGTTAGCCCAGCCACCAAAAACGGCAGCGCGCAGGAAAGCTACTTCGACCTGGTGTTGCAGGCTACCTACAACGACCAAGGCGCCATTGATGGCATCATTCATTATGCGCTCGATGTCACGGAGCACGTGCTAGCCCGCCAGCAGCTCAAGCAAAACGAGGAGCGCTTACAGCTAGCCCTCGAAGCTAGCAACATGGCTTCCTTTAACCTCGACTTGCTCACCAACCAGATTGAGCGTAGCGAGAACCACCATACTTTGTTTGGCTACGAAACGCCATTGCCTGAGTGGAATCTGCCGATGCTCTTGTCGCACATGCTGCCCGAAGACCAAGCAGAGTTTCAGCAAAATCTCACGCAAGCTATGAACACGGGCGTGCTACGCCTGAACCCTCGCATTCGGCGCGCCGATGGGGAGCTGCGCTGGCTTGAGGCCCGCGGCCGTATCTTTTATGATCATGGTGGCAAGCCGTTGCGCGTGGCCGGGGTGATAACTGACGTGACAGAACGAGAGCGGGCGCGTCAGCAGCTACAAACCCTGACGGAGCAGCTAGCCAACACCAACGAGGTTCTGCGCTCCGCCAACGCAGAGCTAGGTATCACCAACCAGCAACTCACGCGTACCAATGCTGACCTCGATAGTTTTGTGTACACGGCCTCGCACGACCTGAAGCAGCCTGTTAATAACATGGCGGGCGTGTTTGAGGAGCTAAAGCGCACGGCCACATTTCACGACCCGCAGGCCACCATTCTGGTTGAGATGTTTGAAACGGCCCTGGAGCAGATCAACAGCACCATCCAGGGCCTAACAGAAGTGGTGCAGGTGCAGCGGCACAGCGAGCGGCTACCAGCCGAGCACGTCGCCTTGCTTCCTCTCACCCAGAAAGTACTACAAAGCATGTCGAGCCAGTCGGCAGCTTCTAAAGCCGATTTTCAGCTGGACTTTTCGGCGGTACCGGTCGTGTATTTCGCCCATCTCAGCTTACAGAGCATCTTATACAACCTGCTCAGCAACGCCCTGAAGTACGCGCATCCCGACCGCCCACCGATCATAGTCGTTCGCACGGAACTGACGGCCGAGGGTGACCCGACCCTGGTGGTGCAGGACAATGGACTAGGAATAGACATGGAGCGCCACGGTGCCAACCTCTTTCAGCTGTTCCGTCGCTTCCACGACCACGTGTCGGGGTCGGGCCTAGGGTTGTATTTGGTGAATCGTATTGTGCAGCAAGCAGGTGGGCGTTTGCAGGTAGAGAGTGAGGTGGGCAAGGGCACCACGTTCCGCATTTACTTTCCAGCCACAGTTCTATCTACCGTGCCGACCTTATGA
- a CDS encoding DinB family protein, translating to MLTATAAPLAQIILPELDQELALTRRILERAPEAHFSWQPHPKSMALGHLASHTADMPSYMATALETPELDISEAVGDWQPAATSAELLQRFEANGAAARSALATVDEEAFAQIWKMHYAGQTVINQPRSEVVRHIISHMIHHRGQIMVYLRLLDIPVPGVYGPSADEK from the coding sequence ATGCTAACTGCCACTGCCGCGCCACTCGCGCAAATTATCCTGCCCGAACTCGACCAAGAGCTAGCCCTTACGCGCCGCATACTGGAGCGCGCCCCCGAAGCGCATTTCTCCTGGCAGCCCCACCCAAAATCTATGGCCCTGGGTCATTTGGCAAGCCACACAGCCGACATGCCTAGCTATATGGCCACTGCTCTAGAAACGCCGGAGCTAGACATCTCAGAAGCCGTAGGCGACTGGCAGCCAGCAGCTACTAGCGCTGAGCTGCTGCAACGCTTTGAAGCAAATGGAGCCGCCGCCCGGAGCGCTCTGGCCACTGTTGATGAAGAAGCTTTTGCGCAGATTTGGAAGATGCACTACGCCGGGCAGACCGTTATCAACCAACCGCGCTCAGAAGTCGTGCGCCATATTATCAGTCACATGATTCATCACCGCGGTCAAATCATGGTGTATTTACGCCTGCTCGACATACCAGTACCCGGCGTGTACGGCCCTTCTGCCGACGAAAAGTAG
- a CDS encoding NAD(P)/FAD-dependent oxidoreductase — protein MLHQQTNILVIGAGAAGLMAARDLARAGKSVTIIEARNRLGGRIHTFTSSEFSAPVELGAEFMHGDVPLTKELLREASITYQDPGGKNYEVGQGHAQETGDYMEDLPLLLDTLYTLSDDMPLAAFLTQYFPEDRYQLLRDQATRFAEGYDAADSQRASVFALRDEWSGGGAEDSPRPLGGYGGLLQLLAQQLQAAGGTIELGTVVQAVHWQPGHVEVRCDNDRYYQAQQVVLTVPLGVLQATEEQPGYVAFVPELSEKRTAAAAMGFGAIIKVLFEFDEAFWEHSAAELAQPLSDLGFLFSDAPIPTWWAQLPDPRPLLTGWLGGPTALHLRDTPDEVIIEQALESLAYIFTTTPAYLRAKLRGQRVANWAADPFALGAYTYSTVDTATARLVLLQPIEQTLFFAGEAVYAGPALGTVEAALQSGKDVAASIINQQLTPSSSEPQALR, from the coding sequence ATGCTGCATCAGCAAACTAATATTTTAGTTATTGGCGCCGGCGCTGCTGGCCTCATGGCCGCCCGCGACCTAGCTCGTGCCGGCAAATCGGTTACGATCATCGAGGCTCGCAACCGTCTCGGTGGGCGTATTCACACCTTCACCAGTTCGGAGTTTAGTGCACCCGTGGAGCTAGGTGCCGAGTTTATGCACGGCGACGTGCCACTCACTAAGGAGTTGCTGCGCGAGGCGAGTATCACGTACCAAGACCCCGGCGGCAAGAACTACGAAGTAGGCCAAGGTCACGCGCAAGAAACAGGAGACTATATGGAAGACCTGCCCCTGCTGCTCGATACGCTGTACACGCTGTCAGATGACATGCCGCTGGCTGCTTTTCTAACCCAGTACTTTCCCGAAGACCGCTATCAGCTACTGCGCGACCAAGCCACTCGTTTTGCCGAGGGCTACGATGCCGCTGACTCGCAACGCGCTAGCGTTTTTGCGCTGCGTGACGAGTGGTCGGGGGGCGGGGCCGAGGACTCACCGCGTCCACTAGGAGGCTACGGAGGTTTGCTGCAACTGCTTGCTCAACAGCTACAAGCAGCAGGCGGCACCATCGAGCTAGGTACCGTTGTGCAAGCAGTGCACTGGCAACCCGGCCACGTAGAAGTGCGCTGCGATAATGACCGGTACTACCAGGCTCAACAAGTTGTCCTGACGGTGCCGTTGGGGGTATTGCAGGCCACAGAAGAGCAGCCAGGCTATGTGGCGTTTGTCCCCGAGTTGTCAGAAAAGCGCACCGCGGCGGCGGCCATGGGCTTTGGCGCAATCATTAAGGTGTTGTTCGAATTTGATGAAGCGTTTTGGGAACACAGTGCTGCGGAGCTAGCACAGCCTCTCTCCGACCTAGGTTTCTTGTTTTCGGATGCTCCTATTCCAACTTGGTGGGCTCAGTTGCCTGATCCGCGCCCACTCCTCACTGGTTGGCTCGGTGGACCCACCGCTCTCCACCTCCGCGACACTCCGGATGAAGTAATTATCGAACAAGCGCTGGAGTCTCTGGCTTACATTTTTACGACCACGCCTGCCTACTTGCGCGCAAAGCTGCGGGGCCAACGGGTCGCTAATTGGGCCGCTGATCCATTTGCCCTCGGGGCCTACACCTACTCCACCGTCGATACGGCTACGGCTCGCCTTGTACTGCTGCAACCCATTGAGCAGACGCTGTTTTTTGCCGGGGAAGCCGTGTACGCCGGCCCAGCACTGGGCACGGTAGAAGCGGCACTACAGAGCGGGAAAGACGTGGCAGCCTCCATCATCAATCAACAGTTAACCCCTAGCTCTTCAGAACCCCAGGCGTTACGCTGA
- a CDS encoding oxygenase MpaB family protein has translation MEYFVAKHSIVRTIWGKADTVLFIFAGAAAEFALNKAVDWLYFTGRLPADPLGRLFSTVEYARQIVFAPRVGAEKAIDTITAIHGAVEAKRGAAIPAWAYRDVLFMLIDYSIRSFEALERLLTTPEKEEVFHVFNRVGLRMGIPDLPTTYAEWLVARAQHLSQDLAHSHYTDDLFQQYRRHLGPLRYWLLLQGQRLVLPEHVRHLLGFGAWSWLRPVVPVYRHTHHFSLSQWIKTALLPTAYKAQIQALDAQ, from the coding sequence ATGGAATATTTTGTAGCAAAGCACTCCATCGTGCGTACTATTTGGGGTAAGGCAGATACGGTATTGTTCATCTTTGCCGGTGCCGCGGCTGAGTTTGCCTTGAACAAGGCCGTTGACTGGCTCTATTTCACCGGCCGGCTGCCAGCCGATCCGCTGGGGCGACTGTTTTCTACCGTCGAATACGCGCGGCAGATTGTGTTTGCGCCTCGCGTTGGCGCCGAAAAAGCCATTGATACCATCACGGCCATTCACGGGGCCGTGGAAGCCAAGCGCGGCGCGGCCATCCCGGCCTGGGCCTACCGCGACGTGCTTTTCATGCTAATCGATTATTCCATTCGGTCGTTTGAGGCCCTGGAGCGCCTGCTCACCACACCGGAAAAAGAGGAAGTGTTTCACGTGTTCAACCGCGTAGGGCTGCGCATGGGCATTCCGGATTTGCCTACCACGTACGCCGAATGGCTTGTGGCCCGTGCGCAGCATCTCTCTCAAGACCTAGCCCACAGCCATTATACCGATGATCTGTTCCAGCAATACCGGCGGCACCTAGGTCCGTTGCGGTACTGGTTGCTGTTACAAGGCCAGCGTCTCGTGCTACCCGAGCACGTGCGCCACTTGCTCGGGTTTGGGGCGTGGTCGTGGCTGCGGCCGGTGGTGCCCGTTTACCGCCATACGCACCATTTTTCGTTGAGTCAGTGGATCAAGACGGCTCTATTGCCGACTGCTTACAAAGCCCAAATCCAGGCACTTGACGCGCAGTAG
- a CDS encoding endo-1,4-beta-xylanase, whose protein sequence is MKNSVLFISCLGLCLRSFTLQAQNEPIPQQAESGVVGADWNTLDETDVRYVTVKPTSTINSQNPGTPARIITYSVTFPSAGTYNLYVRVRVGPAGANDDSFFYGNGFGTKSPTNDADWTTVNGLNIAGFTAGTDVVTGSGTAPIGVWKWINLSRLNLTNTGSESPIKFEVTADALTRTLQIGAREDGLEIDKFAFGRAAATYTVDNLDKGETGTIPPPPPPYTPTGPPLATGKSKFFGGIWSPAQLTNFTAYWNMVVPSNVGKWGSVEGTRDVMNWTSLDAAYKLAKDNGFPFRLHVLIWGSQQPTWIANLPPAEQLAEIKEWFAAVAQRYPGIDYLEVVNEPLHNAPDDSPTTNGDGGNYINALGGTGTTGWDWVITAFTLAREHFPNARLMINDYTVENSVENATRYRTIITLLQQRQLIDAIGIQGHSFSTRPTTAAALKSSLDVLAASGLPLYITELDINGSEDETQLSEYQRVFPVFWEHPGIKGISHFGWLPGADAEAYLAYSNGAERPALMWLKDYVRNTVLPCNISVTSRLKTPTSCAGKDGVINLTAQGGGTVNYTYNWTGPNGFTATTEDLTGLASGTYKVTVTAPNSNCSTTAEIVLQCGVLATNQPAAILADFQAYPNPATDQAAISFRPEQAGKAQVKVYNQLGALVTTLYEGQVQSNKRYNLVLDSRTLTSGVYNCRLVLNGESQSLRLLITK, encoded by the coding sequence ATGAAAAATTCCGTACTATTTATTTCCTGCCTAGGGCTGTGCCTGCGCAGTTTCACACTACAAGCGCAAAACGAACCCATTCCGCAACAAGCTGAATCCGGCGTTGTAGGCGCGGATTGGAACACGCTCGACGAGACGGATGTGCGCTACGTAACCGTCAAGCCTACCAGCACAATCAATTCGCAGAACCCAGGTACCCCAGCGCGGATCATTACATACTCGGTGACCTTTCCGTCGGCTGGCACTTATAACCTCTACGTTCGAGTGCGGGTAGGACCGGCTGGCGCTAATGATGACAGCTTCTTCTATGGCAATGGTTTTGGTACCAAATCGCCCACCAACGATGCCGACTGGACTACCGTAAATGGCCTCAACATTGCGGGCTTTACGGCGGGCACCGACGTCGTAACTGGCTCTGGTACGGCTCCAATTGGGGTCTGGAAGTGGATTAACTTATCGCGACTTAACCTGACGAATACTGGTAGTGAATCTCCCATCAAGTTTGAGGTGACGGCCGATGCCCTTACGCGGACGTTGCAGATCGGGGCCCGCGAAGATGGTTTGGAAATAGACAAGTTTGCTTTCGGCCGGGCCGCTGCCACGTACACCGTGGATAACCTAGACAAAGGGGAAACGGGCACGATACCGCCGCCGCCACCACCTTACACACCTACCGGGCCTCCGCTGGCTACGGGCAAATCGAAGTTCTTCGGTGGCATCTGGAGCCCGGCGCAACTCACCAACTTCACGGCTTATTGGAACATGGTCGTGCCGAGCAATGTCGGTAAGTGGGGCTCGGTGGAAGGCACCCGCGACGTGATGAACTGGACCAGTCTGGATGCGGCCTACAAGCTAGCCAAAGACAACGGCTTCCCTTTCCGTTTGCACGTGCTGATCTGGGGGAGCCAGCAGCCAACGTGGATTGCCAATCTGCCGCCAGCCGAACAGCTGGCGGAAATTAAAGAATGGTTTGCCGCCGTCGCGCAGCGTTATCCCGGAATCGACTACCTAGAAGTCGTGAACGAGCCACTCCATAACGCGCCAGACGACTCTCCGACGACCAACGGCGACGGCGGTAACTACATTAACGCGCTAGGCGGCACCGGCACCACCGGTTGGGACTGGGTAATCACTGCCTTTACGCTTGCCAGGGAACATTTTCCTAATGCCCGCCTGATGATCAATGATTACACCGTAGAGAACTCCGTAGAAAATGCCACGCGCTACCGGACGATCATCACGCTGCTGCAACAGCGGCAACTCATTGATGCCATCGGTATACAAGGCCACTCTTTCTCTACGCGCCCGACTACTGCGGCTGCCCTGAAAAGCAGTTTGGATGTGTTAGCTGCCAGCGGGTTGCCCCTGTATATCACAGAACTTGACATTAATGGCTCGGAAGATGAAACCCAGTTGTCGGAGTACCAACGCGTCTTTCCCGTGTTCTGGGAGCACCCGGGCATTAAAGGTATTTCGCACTTCGGGTGGCTGCCAGGAGCAGATGCAGAAGCATACCTAGCTTACTCGAACGGGGCCGAGCGCCCGGCCTTGATGTGGTTGAAGGACTACGTGCGCAACACGGTGCTGCCGTGTAACATCAGCGTAACTTCCCGGCTGAAGACACCTACCTCTTGCGCGGGAAAAGATGGCGTTATCAACTTAACTGCGCAGGGTGGGGGTACGGTCAACTATACCTACAACTGGACGGGCCCAAACGGCTTTACGGCCACCACGGAAGACCTGACGGGCCTAGCTTCCGGCACCTACAAGGTTACTGTAACCGCTCCCAACAGTAATTGCAGCACCACCGCCGAAATCGTGCTGCAATGCGGTGTACTCGCGACGAACCAGCCGGCTGCAATTCTTGCTGATTTTCAGGCGTATCCAAACCCGGCTACCGATCAAGCGGCAATCTCATTCCGGCCCGAGCAAGCTGGTAAAGCGCAGGTGAAAGTTTACAATCAGCTAGGGGCCTTGGTCACCACCCTCTACGAAGGCCAGGTGCAAAGCAATAAGCGCTATAACTTGGTGCTGGATAGCCGCACGCTAACAAGCGGTGTATACAACTGTCGGCTTGTTCTTAATGGCGAGTCGCAAAGCTTACGCTTGTTGATTACCAAGTAA
- a CDS encoding PD-(D/E)XK nuclease-like domain-containing protein produces the protein MSVQPENFRRPDLLRLSYDDYRAAPAIANSDLSRLRDALNGRPPRPISALNALSLGTAFHTALLEPALYEPGQPGINDTLVWWLVEGVKLNPELNALLQAGTPEPSCIFTEPTTNTLCKLRADLVVDQPGQPYTIIDFKTTLARDYNHFLAQCSGYDYDRQAAFYSDALRADRFLLVGVQKVEPFGVFTVEVSPVMLTEGRAKYLRLLKLLLPDAEVPSYLTETVREVANNLGQTPAES, from the coding sequence GTGTCTGTACAACCCGAAAATTTCCGCCGCCCTGACTTGTTGCGTCTGTCGTACGACGACTATCGTGCCGCGCCTGCCATTGCTAATTCCGATTTGTCGCGCCTGCGGGATGCCCTGAATGGCCGGCCACCCCGGCCGATTTCTGCGCTGAATGCGTTGAGCCTAGGTACCGCCTTTCACACGGCCTTGCTCGAGCCTGCGTTGTACGAGCCAGGGCAACCCGGTATCAACGATACGCTTGTGTGGTGGCTGGTTGAGGGGGTAAAGCTTAATCCTGAGCTCAACGCGTTGCTGCAAGCTGGTACGCCCGAGCCAAGCTGCATCTTCACGGAGCCGACGACCAACACGTTGTGTAAGCTGCGGGCCGATTTGGTGGTAGATCAGCCGGGGCAACCTTATACCATCATTGATTTCAAGACAACCCTAGCCCGCGACTACAACCACTTTTTGGCTCAGTGTAGCGGCTACGATTACGACCGGCAGGCGGCGTTCTACTCCGATGCATTGCGTGCTGACCGCTTCCTATTGGTTGGGGTGCAGAAGGTAGAACCGTTTGGTGTGTTTACCGTGGAAGTATCTCCGGTGATGTTGACGGAAGGACGGGCGAAGTACTTGCGCCTGCTAAAGTTGCTGCTCCCCGATGCGGAGGTGCCTAGCTACCTAACCGAAACAGTGCGCGAAGTAGCTAACAACCTAGGGCAAACGCCAGCCGAGTCGTAG
- a CDS encoding YafY family protein yields the protein MNRFDRITAILIQLQAKRVVKGPELAARYGVSLRTVYRDLRTLEEAGVPLCGEAGVGYSLADGYRLPPVMFTREEATALVTAEKLVTQLTDAHTAQVSHAAMDKLRAVLRRSDRDYLEALSPHISVLRSPRPAAPVLLPSNTHQQLLDSIARQRLVTLDYRAGYQGTPTQRDVEPIGVYFGQYWHVVAFCRLRQEYRDFRLDRIAGLQVREEAFAPRPETLQTYWKQQAQRRQVHAAVVQFGPAVLSHAHENKQYFGWAHETTMANGWLEMTFLTVCLQQLARWLLVFAPDVTIVSPPALQDELRKLAQVAHAHFS from the coding sequence ATGAACCGCTTTGACCGCATCACCGCTATTCTGATTCAGCTGCAAGCGAAGCGCGTGGTGAAAGGTCCGGAGCTAGCTGCCCGCTACGGCGTAAGTCTGCGCACGGTGTACCGCGACTTGCGCACGCTGGAGGAAGCGGGCGTCCCCCTTTGCGGGGAGGCAGGCGTAGGCTACTCCCTAGCTGATGGCTATCGGCTGCCGCCCGTCATGTTTACCCGTGAAGAGGCCACCGCCTTGGTTACGGCCGAAAAGCTCGTGACGCAGCTCACCGATGCACACACGGCCCAGGTAAGCCACGCCGCCATGGACAAGCTGCGGGCTGTGCTCCGCCGCTCCGACCGCGACTACCTCGAAGCGCTCAGTCCGCACATTAGCGTGCTGCGCTCGCCCCGGCCTGCGGCTCCGGTTCTGCTGCCTAGCAACACTCACCAGCAGCTCCTAGATAGTATTGCGAGGCAGCGCCTGGTGACCCTAGACTATCGCGCCGGTTACCAAGGCACCCCTACCCAGCGCGATGTTGAGCCTATCGGGGTATACTTCGGCCAGTACTGGCACGTGGTGGCTTTCTGTCGGTTACGCCAGGAGTACCGCGACTTTCGGTTGGATCGTATTGCGGGTTTACAGGTGCGCGAGGAAGCATTTGCCCCACGTCCGGAAACACTCCAAACGTACTGGAAGCAGCAGGCTCAGCGGCGCCAGGTGCACGCGGCCGTGGTGCAATTTGGTCCAGCTGTTTTGTCCCACGCACACGAAAACAAGCAGTACTTCGGTTGGGCGCACGAGACAACGATGGCAAACGGCTGGTTGGAAATGACCTTTCTAACCGTCTGCCTACAGCAGCTCGCCCGGTGGCTGTTGGTGTTTGCCCCCGATGTGACCATTGTGTCGCCGCCCGCCCTGCAGGATGAACTTCGCAAGCTAGCCCAAGTGGCGCATGCGCATTTTAGCTAG